The following are from one region of the Terriglobales bacterium genome:
- a CDS encoding rhodanese-like domain-containing protein, with amino-acid sequence MKSRVPRVAVSAIVSSILVLGSVCHAAESAAHPEMLVSTAWLADHLSDSKVVVLQIGHDSSDYQKEHIPGARFLGTNDFTTGHTGLMVELPTVEKLKQTFEGLGVRDDTRVVIYTVDWYPVAARAFFTLDYLGHNNAALLDGSLAQWKAENRPVTPEAPKTEKGSMTPHVNESVLALLADAKAASQSGSQAILVDSRPQKRYTAGHLSRADHIFWEETVKNPNRPIFLPPDDLRRLFVSRGVTPGNKLITYCEIGLQASHMYFVAKYLGYDVSMFDGSFYQWNDVEHLASVKGNSPQ; translated from the coding sequence GTGAAATCTCGAGTACCAAGAGTAGCTGTTTCAGCTATAGTCTCGTCCATTCTCGTCTTAGGGAGCGTTTGCCATGCGGCGGAATCAGCCGCGCATCCCGAAATGTTGGTTTCAACCGCGTGGTTAGCCGATCACTTGAGCGATTCCAAGGTCGTCGTTCTTCAAATCGGGCACGACAGCAGCGACTATCAGAAGGAGCACATACCAGGCGCGCGTTTCTTAGGCACAAATGATTTCACAACCGGGCACACAGGTCTGATGGTTGAGTTGCCAACGGTTGAGAAGCTCAAGCAGACGTTCGAGGGCTTAGGAGTTAGAGACGACACGCGCGTCGTAATCTATACGGTCGATTGGTATCCGGTTGCGGCACGAGCATTTTTTACCCTCGATTATCTCGGACATAACAACGCGGCTTTGCTCGATGGCAGCTTGGCGCAATGGAAGGCGGAGAATCGGCCAGTGACTCCGGAGGCTCCCAAAACCGAAAAGGGGAGCATGACCCCGCATGTCAACGAGTCAGTGCTCGCCCTACTTGCTGATGCGAAGGCTGCATCACAGTCAGGTTCTCAGGCCATCCTTGTCGACTCGCGCCCGCAAAAGCGTTATACCGCAGGACATCTTTCCAGGGCTGATCACATCTTTTGGGAAGAGACCGTAAAGAACCCGAACAGGCCGATTTTTCTCCCGCCGGACGATCTGCGCAGGCTCTTTGTGTCGAGAGGCGTTACACCCGGGAACAAGCTCATCACCTATTGCGAGATTGGTCTGCAGGCTTCGCATATGTACTTCGTTGCGAAATACCTTGGTTATGACGTTTCAATGTTCGATGGTTCGTTTTATCAATGGAACGATGTTGAGCACCTTGCATCGGTGAAAGGTAATTCGCCGCAGTGA
- a CDS encoding sulfurtransferase — MNTDWLATHLHDPNLIVVCIVDDERFYLSGHIPGARMIRLSDIVTTRDGVPNELPSVSHLRSVFEKAGVSNDSRIVLYGERSGMPAARAYFTLDYLGITDRTSLLDGGMEKWRAEERQESTATPPVRVGKLEIRAHPEIVVSLAKMAEYSRSTEGPAILIDSRPKAEYTGEKLSEDVPQRGHIPHAAGLYWRNLLRDDSIPELKSATELQELFHAAGAAPGKEIITYCRTGMQSSFSYFVAKYLGYRVRMYDGSFYEWSRSSLPIEP, encoded by the coding sequence GTGAATACTGATTGGCTAGCCACCCACTTGCATGACCCCAATCTGATTGTTGTCTGCATTGTGGATGACGAGCGCTTCTACTTGTCCGGTCACATTCCCGGCGCACGGATGATTCGCCTATCCGACATTGTGACCACGCGCGACGGGGTTCCGAATGAGTTACCGTCGGTTAGCCATCTTCGATCTGTATTTGAGAAGGCGGGAGTAAGCAACGATTCGCGCATCGTTCTTTATGGGGAGCGTTCAGGGATGCCTGCCGCTCGCGCTTACTTCACACTCGATTATCTGGGCATCACAGATCGAACGTCGCTACTGGACGGTGGCATGGAAAAATGGCGAGCGGAGGAACGTCAGGAGTCAACTGCGACCCCTCCTGTTCGCGTGGGCAAGCTGGAAATCCGTGCTCATCCGGAGATTGTTGTGAGCCTTGCGAAAATGGCTGAGTATTCACGCTCCACTGAAGGTCCCGCAATATTGATAGATTCCCGCCCGAAGGCCGAGTACACCGGAGAGAAGTTGTCCGAGGACGTGCCCCAAAGAGGTCATATCCCACATGCCGCGGGACTCTACTGGCGCAATTTGCTTCGAGACGATTCCATTCCTGAATTGAAATCGGCTACCGAACTGCAAGAGTTGTTCCATGCCGCCGGTGCTGCTCCGGGTAAGGAAATAATCACCTACTGCCGAACCGGCATGCAGTCCTCGTTCAGCTACTTCGTCGCCAAATATCTCGGTTACAGGGTCCGAATGTACGATGGCTCGTTTTACGAATGGAGCCGCTCATCCCTGCCCATTGAGCCTTGA